DNA sequence from the Oryza brachyantha chromosome 5, ObraRS2, whole genome shotgun sequence genome:
GTTTGTATTTCTACTGAACGCTTGATTTATTTACTTCCCTTTGCATTCCTAGTTGATCTATACCTTTTGCAGTCACGCTCATTCGGGTTTGCAGGGACAAAAGATAAACGTGCTGTTACAACACAGCAGGTATTTATTCCTCGTGTGCATACCAGCTCACTTGATTTTCTTTACATAATCATGAATcatgtttttgtaaaatttgtttcAGAAGAAATACTGGTTTAGTTCTGATTAAAGGCATGATTGATGGTATTATGATGTTATAACCAGATAAGATAGTAAAGGGAAACCGCTCCGGTTTGGAATACTACATGTGTTGTCTTCGAAAGGAGTTTGTTCAAATGTAGCTAGAAGATCACTTATCTTTAAGGGTTTGTTCAGTTAATCTGTTACCCACGGCTGTTGAAGGGGATCTGGgggaattaattcaaatatccATGTGAAAGAGATTAACCAATTAAGCCCTAACTAGTACTATTCTTAGTTTTTAGtacttttttcccttttgtttGTATTGTTGGCTTGACTTTTATCTGTAGCCTACTCCAGCTTGCTTGAGACTAAAGGCTGGCGGTCGTGTTGTATTTTTGCATGATGATTTCCATTCTATCTGATagatttgattattttatttcactCCTGTTTCATATCTCTGACTCCTTGCATGTAATTATGTTATCTTGCAATGGTTATTTTTCTGATTGTTTCCCCTTGTTAGGTGACTGTTTTCAAGGTGTCAGCGAACAGATTGGCTGCACTTAATAATCGGCTTTTTGGGATTAAAGTTGGAAACTTCAGGTAGGTGATAAAATACAATATCCTCTTTATAGACATCATTGCAATATAATTATACCAAATGCTAATTCCTTTTGCAATCCTTTCTAGTTATGTGAAGGAGGGACTTGTTCTTGGTCAGCTCATGGGAAATCGATTTACAATTACTCTGAGGTACCTTTTTCTATCCTTTTAGTTTAATGAACAAATGTTCTCTAGTGCACTCCTAAAGAATAATTAGCACTAATCATAGAGCACATACGGGGCCTAATTTGCAGTTACGCATTACTTCACTACCAACAGTTCTACATTCCACATGCACGaacctcttttttctttgtttaagAAAATAGATCAAATGGAGAGCTGATGCTTTCATGCGCTTCCTCAGGGGCGTTGTTGCGGAATCAGAAGATGTAATAAAGGCTGCTGTGGAGGGCTTAGGAAAGAATGGATTTATCAACTATTATGGTTTGCAGGTATACAATGCCAGGACATTTTCTTCATTCTTCAAAACCTAACTATGTTTTATTTCTGAAGCTCATCAAATTCGTCTTTTTTATTGGTTAGCGTTTTGGAAGCAGTTCAGTACCTACTCAACTTGTTGGTGCTGCTTTACTTAGAGGAGAGTGGAAAAGTGCTGTAAATTTGATTCTTGATCCAAGGGAAGGAGATAtccttgatttattttatccaaGCAGGAATTGTGTCTATACTTGTGCCAACTTTTGTTCACCATAACTTAGTATTCCGAACAGCGAGATGACATAAGGGAGGTACGTGAACATTACAAGGAACATGGTAATATTGATATGGCACTAAGGAACTTCCCTCGACATCTTGTGGCTGAGAAGGCTATTGTAAGTATAGTTTTTGTTCACCACATAACCTGGAATTATTTTAAACGGTGCCTTTTCTATTCATGCATTGTTTCTGTTGTGTTTGGGGAAGTTAAAACTAATATTCTTTCATGCATTGTTTCCAGCTTCAATGTTTGAAGAAATGCCCTGGTAACTATCTGCAAGCATTAAAGAGTATACCAAGAACATTACGAATGATGTAtgctgtttatttttctttatcttttcatGTTTCTTGATGTTGATGAGTTAAGGTAGATTTGTcttgttttgtttctattttctcAAAAGCTAGGTAGatttagaatataaaaaattgtattgaaATTATTATAGACACTAGTCGAACAGTAGATCCGGTTTATCTACTAGTTGAGAGAAGAATTGTGCATTTGCATTTAGTACCATTTGCTATATTCATGCTTTTATATTACCTTAGTTTCTGGTGTGTTTTGTTGAGTGATTCATTAACCATCGTATTTTGTCTATACTTCTTATTTGCTATTGACGCTTTCATGAAGGTATGTTCATAGTTACCAAAGTTACCTCTGGAACCATGCTGCCAGCACCAGAGTTCAAAAATATGGTTAGTGCACTTCATCCTTCTACAGCTACTCAGTTTTAATTGAATCATGATgtagtttgatatttttccttGTATGGCTAACCTGGACTTTTTCTTCAGGTGTGTTACAGTTTTATATGGTGAATTTTTCTCCACCTTTTCCTTATGCTAACTTGTGCACTTGACAGGCATTTCACAAGTTGTAGAAGGTGACTTAGTTTATACCAAAGAAATCATTCCTGGAGAAGCAGCTTCAGTTGATACTTCAGAACCTTATGATGACCAACTAAATTCATCTAATATTGATCTATGTTCTGAGACACTTCCAGAAGAAACAATCCAGTCTGTGAAGGTTTGTAATTTGCAGCAAGCTATGTGGTATACATGCTCATCCACAAAAAATCCTAATCATGCACTGCCATTTCTCGTGCagatagttgattttgaagattTATCAAAGGGGGTCTACTCATTTGAGGATGTTGTCCTTCCTTTGCCTGGGTAACGACCAATTCCATGActatacatttatttattatttatatcgaaTCACCTTGAGTAAATATATCTGTTATTCTTGTTGTGTTACTATGCAGTTCACAAGCATTATTTCCTGGAAACAAAATTGCTGATATTTATCATGAAATGGCTAAAAAGGTACTACTATCCTACAAtgtattatagtttattgAGGTATTTTCTTGCTTTGGCAGGAACTTGCATATTCTTGAATTTCCTCTACAATCCTTCAGTCCCCAAATGCAGAATTCAGATATTATAGGTTATTGGTTGCTGTATATGTTAACTGAAACATGCATTTGATTTCCTTACGTTTGTTGATAAATGGCATACCACAATACTTCTGTAGTGTCACAGTTAATTGGCTAATATACTATGAACTACACTATATGTTTTAAAGGGAAAGGTTATATCCAAGAAATAGGAATCATATTGATGATTTTCTTTCATGTCTCAGGATGGTATTAGCTTGATAGAGAATGCACATGGTGTCAAGTAAGTTGCTTTATTTCACAAAGGAGCCTCTAGAAGGCGAAACCTTGTATTCTCCCtgttccacattataagactttctggccttgactagatttatttgtgtgctaatgaatctagacacatacaaaacatatatattgatacatggataaatCCGAGAAAAcccagaaagttttataatatggaatggagggagtatatgttttatgacAAGCTTTAGTTCTTTGTTatgatattataatatatttcatattgtcTTATATGTTACCTTGGATTGCCTATTTCAATTTGCTACTTTGCATCCtaacttttatattgtatGATGCAAACACCATTTTAAAGAGAATTTTCAATTACAAACATGAAAGGAGGTTATCGGCGGGTGTTCCAGCGGCCTATTGATTTTGAGTGGTATGTATTATCCCATCGATTTTTCACTGCATTAGATGACCAAAATCATCacttttttcttaatatataaattccaGCCATCCGCTAAAAATACTTTGGTGTGACTGTAGGGAACTCATGACTTACACAGATGACACATCATCTTTAGCAGAAACTGATTTGGACATTCTGTCCAGAAACAAACCTACAGAAACCAAGGAGGTAAGTGAGACTGAATCTAGTGGGATATTGAGTGCTCAGTCACACGATTCGAAGTTGGCAGGGCCATTGGATAGCTCTATGCCAGGTAGCGAATCTGGTGTAGTGGAGGACAAATCTGTTGGGAGCTCAGATATGTTAGCCAGGAAAGTGGCCATAAAATTAGCATTTACTTTACCAGCATCCTCCTATGCTACAATGGCTATTAGGGAGTTGCTGAAGACTTCAACCTCGGTATGTTTCTCAACTAATAACATTACTATGCTATTACTACAATTTAAATGCAGTTAAATGGACAATGTTTATGGCTTTATGCCTAGTTACGAATGCTTTGACTGCACTTGAGAATTCCAATACATTTAATTATTGCAGTTGCCAAAAGTTTTTATGATGAGTAACTGGGCACGTTTCGAAATCAGGACATTAGGAGAAAAtattgttgtatatatatgcgaTTGCTCTAGCATGTTACATACGTTTCATAATTACATCATGGCTGTCTGCAGGTCTCGTATCAGAAAACACTCGATTGTTAATTTTGTTGCTAACATCAATTCTTTATGGGAAATCTACCATGTCGCATCTTGGAGTTGACATAGATATTCTACATGAGTAGGTATGGTCTTTGAAGGCTTTGTTTTCGTGTAATTCTTATCTCGTGGCACTGAGTTTATTAACCTCGAAGTCCTTATCTGATCTTGGCAGCTTGAAGTGCGTTTAGCAGTCAGTTCAGATCAATCGGCAGCTTGAAGTGCGTTTAGCAGTCAATTCAGATCAGACGGCATTCAAATGCCATGATGCTCCCATTTTGGTACATACACATGTACGTTTGTGGGGGtgaaaacatattttgtaCTAGAACTTGTGGCATCCATAATAAAGATTGTGAACCCTTTTAACCAAACAGGGAAAAGATTGAGAACCCATGTGAGGTTTCATGCTTGTCTGGGTTTTGAATTCTGATATGCTGTCCATCAATAACCGAACAGCAAAAAGAAGTTGAAAcagtcaaatttgaatgtGTTGCTCTCGAAGAGCCGAAGTTCCTGGAAGCGCGGGTCGATTGGAGCACAGGCGCACAGGGACGGCAGCTGGCTGCACATTTGACGCGGCCTGACGGTGAGCAGCCGAGCGCTGACTCTCGAGGTTGCAACACGACGCGACGCCAGTCCTGTGTCCTCGTGGGCATACAAGGCGGTTCCACAGGAATGTCCACTTCCACGAAACTAATCTGGTAGAGAGGTTGTGCCCATTTGAAACAGACGAAATTGTGGATGATGGATGATCTATAACTTCTTCTTTAATTTCTGGCAccgtttaaatttattttttaaaataatatctcAAAACTCAGGGGGTGATAGTTTGCTTATTCAGGGAAAAGCAAAATGTCATTtgcaataaaaagtaatttttgaataaaaattttatacaagtGTTTtgttagcaatctaaaagctaaagatagaaaataaattacgatgagaaacttttaaaatctaatataaatgttaaaaattcaaatttataagtataagtagaatTAAGAAAATTGGGCTATTGATTTTCAAATGTGACGTTGGCATGCCATAATCTATTTCCATGACAAGGCAACACGACTGGTGTGGCCAAACGGAGTAATTTTACCTATGAACAGCTTGTTCTTTAACTTGTGgaacctttttaatatttattttttaaaataatttatcttaaAACTTAGTTTTAAAATCTGACGCTCATACATccatatcttttcacttctgcttataagttaaaatttaatttttttaactttaaatttatttaaatttagagttgattttagagttttttcaccgaagtttattttctagccttgacttttagattatcaagaatacatatataaatttcttattcacacattattttttatttacaaatatatcgccAAACAATTGCCCTCACAATCTATTGCCAGGATAAGACACCACCTAGTGTGCCAAATGGTGTAATCTTCGAAATAAGTTTGAACaatttgtttctaaaaataaatattaaaaagattccataagaaaaataactcGATGATCTATTGGTTGtaagtttaattaatattgCCTAATATAAAGCTAACTGATAAgtaaaaaagtaattttaacTAATACTGatgttttttaagaaaaatcattGATTTAAAGCGTGCCACAAATAATACGCACGATAATTCAAACAGAGCTGAAAATAGTTGAACCTGATTTAGCTAGAACCTTAAACCGGTAGCTTGCTTATATTTACCGTATTTCTGTCTACCTTGGAAATAgatgcaaaataattaatgtaaGGCCGAATACTACAACACAACAAAACACTAGAATACTAGATGTAGCCTGTAGGTGCATAACTCATTTATTATAGTAACTGGTTACCAGGTCCGCAGTTGCTGCTAGCTCTCTACAGAGACAAGATGCAAATTTGGGATACAACTCAGTATACAAGAAGAGCCTAAACATCCTGCACATTTTCAACCGGCCAGAAGGACATGCATAACCTAAAAGGATTGATTCAATGGTGCCTCCAATCTCAGCTCCAAAACAACGCTTGGTGACAATGACATGTTCTAAGTCAGGTTCTGGATCTTGCGCTTCAGCCACAGGGCCCGGACATCACCACTAAGCGAGACAAATATTTCCCGGTTGCCCGCCTGGAGGAACACATCTGGGGCTACCGATTTCTCCACCTGCGATAGCTCGACCATGCCGTTCAGTATCTGGACGCATCTTGATATGCTGTAGCTGTCTTCTTGCTTGGACAACTGCCAGTCGTGATTTGAGTTCTTGTATTCCCCGGTGTCATCAATCACCCGATCGTTGCTCTGCCTCTTGGAGCAATGCCATGAGCGAGGCTGCCACTGCGATAGCGCCTGCGGGAACATGTGTGTATCTCTGTTTGCGGCTCTCATATGTGGGGGAGTTTGCTGGAAGGAAGACTCCTTTGAAATTGGTGATTGCAGACGAGGTGAACGCTCCACTACAAAGTCATGTTCATCCTCACTGTGATCCAGATCTGCGCCGGTGTATAAAAAGCGCTTACTTTCTTCTGCCATTATGCCTTCTACACAAGGGGAAGGTGAATTAGACAATATACGAGACCAGACATTCCATTAACATAAGTGATGATTATAAACTTGAGTGAGCCATACCATTTTTCCCAAAAGGATTCCTGCAGTCCTCACATCGGCAAAACAAAGAGCAGCCAGTCCCATCCTGTTCATGATAATTTTagttgagaattttttttactcaaaCCTTTAGCAAAGAGCTTGAACTAAGATGAAACCTGGTAGCAATCACAGTATTTCTTTAGGCAACTTGATTTCTTGCAATTGCAACCTCGCCTAGGCGGagttgaagaagaagaatggtGAGCATCTTCCTGTAATGAAAACACATTGAAATTACTACTACGAACCAAaggaaatatcaaatattGTAGTATCAGCAAATTCAGTGAAGAAAACAACCACCGCTTCAGCATTTGTCTCGGATCTTCGATTAATTTTCAACGACATCCGTTTCTGTCGTGAAAGAAGCACCTTGCGAGTGGTCTGCACTGTTTCGGCATATGCGGCCTTGTTGAAGCATGGCTGGCATCCACACTTTTCAGAACAATAACCTCCACCAGCAAAACACGGGCAATAGCTGCATAAGCAAGCGCTTCAATATCAGTCTTAGTTCATCAAAGCACAAGTGGCCAAAAAGGCAGAGATACAAATCAATTTaaacacatcaaaatataCTCATACTActgatatttttcatgtccATAATATTtgtagtagaaaaaaaatcagctccCTGAAAAGATGGAAGAACTAGGATTCCATAGTAGCTTTTGTAGGTCAATAGCAAAGTTGTAAAATGTCGGCCATAAGTTGCACATGTCAAAGGAGTACTAGAGGTAGCATACAATGGGAATAACAATAATGCAATGGTACaaacatataatattataacaaaTCGAGCTATTCCTATGAGTCCTCAAAACAGAATGAGGGATGAGATTTCggttatttatattttattcaaattaaaCACACCACACGAAGCACTTAAAGTAGACATACAAAGTGAAAATAGCCGCAATCCATTCAAACATCTGCACTATGGAACCCAACAACAAAGGGGTTTTTGAACTGCAAGATAATATCTAGGGTGTGATAATTAGTCAGGTGATCATACCCGTAAAGCAACACACAAATCTCTCTGTCTATTCTCTACTAACTAAATGGATGCACATAGCTGCAACAAATCGCATGGTACCAAACATATCCATTTCCTCTCCCCTGAACTAAATGTCTAAACTTCTGAAGAATCGTATGAACAGAAAACTACCCGCGCGCCCTGAGGCATACCCAACAAAAACCAAGATAATCAATCCGAGGTTTCTTACAGCTTCAAGCATCTCGACTTCTTGCAGGCGCAATGCTTGCACCCGttcccgtccgcgctctcctCCACCTTCTGCCTGCCAAAGCACAAAACCCAACCCCCGCACCCCAAATCAGAGCATCAGATCACCGGGAAAGCCAGCCACCCACGACGAGGCGCGCGAATCAAGAAACCGAAGCGGCGGCCCCCAGCCCCGGGGCGCGGATCCTCACCGCTTCGGGGTGGGAGTGAGCGCCAGCTGGTTCATGCTGCAgggctccgcctccgccaccaccacggACACCGGCTGCGGGGCCAGGGGCTCCACGGCCGCCGGTTGCGGGggcatgggcggcggcggcagaggtaCCGGCACCGGTACCTGCACCGgtgccggcggtggcgccgccggagacggcggctTGACGGAGATCGGGGTGGCCTCCATGGGAGGAGCGCGAGgcgagggggagagggggggggggggggtgggcgCACGGGTCCCGGGTGGGAGGTGGTGGCCCTTTTAGACTgccggtggggcccacctgcagGAGGATCCTCCTCCTTGTGgggtttgtttttcttgtgttttcttCTCCtggattggaaaaaaaaaggctcctTGGTttggtttcagttttgtttttttttaaaaaaaaggcaaaatagTGTTGGACGTGTGTCATGTTTGGTAAAGGTTTAATTTGGGAGGTTGTAAAATTCTGTACGTCTCTGATATCGTGTTTCTGATAAAAATAGGTGACTGTATgagtttttatgtaaaaagctaaatggtatatttataaataaaagataatttgaaaaaaatgggcTGAAAGGCAATACGAGGAGTTACAGTTTTGGATATAGAATAGTGACGATTTAATGGTTTTGTTGTGAGAATATGGAGGCTGTTATGGTTTGAGATGGTGTTCTTGAtaagatatttaatttgttgctAAAAGAGAGGACATTCGACTGCAGGCAGCAAGGAGTGTGTGAAGGTTTTTTGCGTTTTTAGATGAtgtttttaatgaaatttaatttgttgctAAAGTAAGGTCATTTGACTAAACGCGTTCCTACCGCATAggccacttttttttttggctccaGAACcttcatataataattaacatGTTGAATTTTGTACCATCAATTTGATTTAATTCATGACAGGACTACTAGTTCAAATTAGCATAGTTTTACTTTGGCAGTACTACTTTTGTGCCAAATTTGTCTCTGACTTCCTCTTCTTTTCTACAGTTTATGTACACATCTTTcctcaaattttatgtactttTCAAACTAATTGAAATAAATCTCCCCACTAAAAAGAAACTAGTAGCTTTAAAAGTGCTTGCTCATCGGACAAGTGTTTCTTGTACTTCAGTAAGAAAGCAGCGTGTGTCATCACGTTACTTcgtttttagaagaaaaaaaaaagcgtcATAAAGTACGGTGTTTACTTCCTTTCTTAAAAAAGGTTTTTAATCGATGGAGTATGAAACGTAGCTTACAATGCAAGGCAATCTCAAACTCTTCGCCTCACAAATTCCATGTTTAAGTTAATTAAAACTAAGCGAACCGCACTAGTTGGAGGCTTTTTCACTAACGCCTAGCCCATCACAGAAGCGTTTTCACAAAGAAATGAATCTAGTATCACAAGGTTGGAGCGGATTAGGTTTCTCTAGTTTTAAAGTCATGTGGTAGACATATGGGTCCGGCGAAGCCTAGGATCACGTATCACTGACAAACCATACCTTTGCAGAATTATTAATAAAGATCGATACAAGAGCTCCAAACTATCattgatatatatgattttttacgTCATTGGTTTTTGAtatgtttattaaaaaagactATGTAATTAtcctttattttgttataatttatttattattaaaaataacttaaacgGTTAAATACGacttatacttttatatatttgtaaaaaattgaataaaacaaacagaCAAAcgtatatccaaaataaaagttacgCACATAAGCATCAAAGGAAGTTAGACttttatacgtgttcttagcgatttaaaagctcCAACATCAatcctaaatttaaggttaaaaatttaaattttggtttataagcaaaatcaaAGCGAAAAGACAGAGGTCCAGTAATTCTATGATTCGATCATTTCAGAAAGCTATACCTGTATTTTGATGACCTACATATGCCACTTTCTGAGAAACAGTtgtgcaaaatatatatatatatatatatatatatatatatatatatatatatatatatatatatatatatatatatatatatatatatatatatataatgaaaagACAGAAGCTATTCCTGTCAGTAGAGAAGCCTTTGGAGAGACATCATAGAGTGAATCCGACCATACAACTGTAAGGTCCCGTTTAGttgggaaaattttttaggagaGACATCACAATGACACGTAcggttatatatttgaagtattaaatgtagtctaattataaaataaatttcagattctggcttgaaaccgcgagacgaatcttttgagtctaattaatccgtcattagcacatgttggttactgtaacacttatgactaatcatgtactaattagactcaaaagattcgtctcacgatttccccataaatatataattagttttaatgttcatgtatatttcatgttttgtttaggtgtttaaagatttgatgtgattgtttttaggaactaaacatgaccATTTCTAGGAGAAGTTAGATTCAATTCTAGATCGGAGTTTCCATATAAGATACAATACTTTAGGAATACCGTATCTAAGTTACTCCAACATTGTTCCCAGCACTGTTCGCAGATGATCCGGACCCACAGAAGTTATGTTCCGATTCTTCAGAACCATGCCGGTGTGTCCTATCGAAAACAAGGTCCTCAATGCTAGTCAACTGTTTTCACAGCCTATCTACATGCTCCCAAAACATTCTGTTCATGTCTTTGAGCCCACCTGCTTCATGAGATTCAGCAACCCATTGTTGCCCCCGAGCTGCTTCAACAATGACTCAGGGATGACATTGTTAAGCATGTTGGTGTTTCGTCTCAGAGAATCTAATTTGTTCGGTATCGCCGTCTTAAACTTGCTACACACCTTGGCCATTTTCTTGTACTCTTCGAGCATGTCCGTCACATCTTTCACGGCCCTGCCAGATCCTCGAGCGATCCGGATAATTCGTGACGCGCTCATCAGCTTTGGGTTTGTGCTGTCGAGTTCTGAAAAATGCAGGGAAGAGCCAACTAAGTTTCGCAGAAAGGGTCTCGATACAAACAAAGTTTAACCTATAATATCTCACCTGCATCTGTCATAGAATCCATAATTGTCATGTACCGCTTAATCTTTGCTTGGCTTTCCTTCTCGTGTCCTTTTGGCATCAGTTCAGAACGAAATCCCGGTAACATAGATAAAATCTGCAAGAAATAATTAGGCAATGCATGATTTAAAGTCATAAGAAACATCTCCCTATGTTACTTTGGCTTTGAAGGCGGAGGATGTCTCATTCTTGATGtttcaaatactaaaatgaaaatttaCCTGTCCAATAGGGCCCGTGTTAAGAAGATTCTGGAACAGCTCGTAGAATAGTCTGAGAGTAAAGGTTCCTTCTGTCAGTTTCTGCAAAAACTCAGGTTGCTGATCAGCAGGCATGGCATCTTTGATCTTGTTCACCAGGCCAGACAAGTCTCCCATACCTGACAGTCACAGAAATTATGTAAAGCTGGATAGATAgcaaaatgttatatatttattatttaccaAATATGTATTACTAACCTAGCAGACGACTAACAAATGGTCTCACAtcaaaaacctcaaaatcctCAAGGTGTTCTCCAGTTCCAATAAATATAACAGGGCTCTTTGTAGCTGCAACcctggaaaagaaaagggatgTCAAAACTGGCTCCTCAGAGAACATTCACTGATTTACTTGATTTACTCAAAAACAAGGATATCCACCTGTTTTCTATGATAACAAATCCTAAAACAAGGTCTGGGTATTCAATAACATAAGATGGAGCAGCAA
Encoded proteins:
- the LOC102722960 gene encoding pseudouridylate synthase 7 homolog gives rise to the protein MARSSSLTEAEAGITCFASSLPGFRGVLKHRYSDFIVHEVARDGSVARLTSFDLPDECVDVNEEDKAAPSADADHSQALESFRELCGDADCEALKGLLQKASAGGENDVSPVILSPDADKAHRSEVHNFFKISFKFLVTDTVEHNDGVQRCIRVRLGSGGRDGRSGGGRSGGGRGRKRKNMGGSDWRDDRPFDSRGSTSWPSHVGKFLRFHLCKENKDTQEALGVIGKMLGLQSRSFGFAGTKDKRAVTTQQVTVFKVSANRLAALNNRLFGIKVGNFSYVKEGLVLGQLMGNRFTITLRGVVAESEDVIKAAVEGLGKNGFINYYGLQRFGSSSVPTQLVGAALLRGEWKSAVNLILDPREGERDDIREVREHYKEHGNIDMALRNFPRHLVAEKAILQCLKKCPGNYLQALKSIPRTLRMMYVHSYQSYLWNHAASTRVQKYGISQVVEGDLVYTKEIIPGEAASVDTSEPYDDQLNSSNIDLCSETLPEETIQSVKIVDFEDLSKGVYSFEDVVLPLPGSQALFPGNKIADIYHEMAKKDGISLIENAHGVKEFSITNMKGGYRRVFQRPIDFEWELMTYTDDTSSLAETDLDILSRNKPTETKEVSETESSGILSAQSHDSKLAGPLDSSMPGSESGVVEDKSVGSSDMLARKVAIKLAFTLPASSYATMAIRELLKTSTSVSYQKTLDC
- the LOC102719019 gene encoding CRC domain-containing protein TSO1-like isoform X2, which produces MEATPISVKPPSPAAPPPAPVQVPVPVPLPPPPMPPQPAAVEPLAPQPVSVVVAEAEPCSMNQLALTPTPKRQKVEESADGNGCKHCACKKSRCLKLYCPCFAGGGYCSEKCGCQPCFNKAAYAETVQTTRKVLLSRQKRMSLKINRRSETNAEAEDAHHSSSSTPPRRGCNCKKSSCLKKYCDCYQDGTGCSLFCRCEDCRNPFGKNEGIMAEESKRFLYTGADLDHSEDEHDFVVERSPRLQSPISKESSFQQTPPHMRAANRDTHMFPQALSQWQPRSWHCSKRQSNDRVIDDTGEYKNSNHDWQLSKQEDSYSISRCVQILNGMVELSQVEKSVAPDVFLQAGNREIFVSLSGDVRALWLKRKIQNLT
- the LOC102719019 gene encoding CRC domain-containing protein TSO1-like isoform X1, which gives rise to MEATPISVKPPSPAAPPPAPVQVPVPVPLPPPPMPPQPAAVEPLAPQPVSVVVAEAEPCSMNQLALTPTPKRQKVEESADGNGCKHCACKKSRCLKLYCPCFAGGGYCSEKCGCQPCFNKAAYAETVQTTRKVLLSRQKRMSLKINRRSETNAEAVEDAHHSSSSTPPRRGCNCKKSSCLKKYCDCYQDGTGCSLFCRCEDCRNPFGKNEGIMAEESKRFLYTGADLDHSEDEHDFVVERSPRLQSPISKESSFQQTPPHMRAANRDTHMFPQALSQWQPRSWHCSKRQSNDRVIDDTGEYKNSNHDWQLSKQEDSYSISRCVQILNGMVELSQVEKSVAPDVFLQAGNREIFVSLSGDVRALWLKRKIQNLT
- the LOC102719019 gene encoding CRC domain-containing protein TSO1-like isoform X3, with protein sequence MEATPISVKPPSPAAPPPAPVQVPVPVPLPPPPMPPQPAAVEPLAPQPVSVVVAEAEPCSMNQLALTPTPKRQKVEESADGNGCKHCACKKSRCLKLYCPCFAGGGYCSEKCGCQPCFNKAAYAETVQTTRKVLLSRQKRMSLKINRRSETNAEAVEDAHHSSSSTPPRRGCNCKKSSCLKKYCDCYQDGTGCSLFCRCEDCRNPFGKNGIMAEESKRFLYTGADLDHSEDEHDFVVERSPRLQSPISKESSFQQTPPHMRAANRDTHMFPQALSQWQPRSWHCSKRQSNDRVIDDTGEYKNSNHDWQLSKQEDSYSISRCVQILNGMVELSQVEKSVAPDVFLQAGNREIFVSLSGDVRALWLKRKIQNLT